A stretch of Crossiella cryophila DNA encodes these proteins:
- a CDS encoding response regulator, whose translation MIKVLLVDDEDLVRSGLRMILSRAGDIEVVGECDDGSLVVDRVRQLRPHVVLLDIRMRTTDGLSALRRLRSLPEPPKVAMLTTFDMDEYVSEALRLGASGFLLKDTEPTQLVKAVRDVARGGAVLDPGVAARVLAAVAHGERAAEPARSLLGNLSEREREVLALIGQGMSNAEIGSALHLSEATVKGYVSSVLGKIGAVNRVQAALVAYRGGLIA comes from the coding sequence GTGATCAAGGTGCTACTGGTCGACGATGAAGACCTGGTGCGCTCCGGACTTCGCATGATCCTGTCCCGCGCAGGCGACATTGAGGTCGTCGGCGAATGCGACGACGGTTCTCTCGTCGTCGATCGGGTCCGCCAACTGCGGCCGCACGTCGTGCTGCTCGACATCCGCATGCGCACAACCGACGGCCTGTCCGCGCTGCGCAGGTTACGTTCGCTGCCCGAGCCGCCCAAGGTGGCCATGCTGACCACGTTCGACATGGACGAGTACGTCAGCGAGGCGCTCCGGCTGGGCGCCAGCGGATTCCTGCTCAAGGACACCGAGCCGACCCAGCTGGTCAAGGCGGTGCGCGATGTCGCCCGTGGCGGCGCGGTGCTGGATCCTGGCGTGGCTGCCAGGGTGCTGGCCGCGGTCGCGCACGGCGAACGGGCCGCCGAACCGGCTCGCAGCCTGCTCGGCAACCTGTCCGAACGCGAGCGCGAGGTGCTCGCGCTGATCGGCCAGGGCATGTCCAACGCCGAGATCGGCAGCGCGCTGCATCTGTCCGAGGCCACCGTGAAGGGCTACGTGTCCTCGGTGCTCGGCAAGATCGGCGCGGTGAACCGGGTGCAGGCGGCGCTGGTCGCCTACCGCGGTGGCCTGATCGCCTGA
- a CDS encoding GGDEF domain-containing protein, whose product MTGVDLPRQEGDIPRQDREVRILLDSGRVVEANTLFDDVVVRSPAAEDGDRWRRATVLVYRAVVAWRLGRLPLALELAADGWTELETDQPKGPAAAQTIGMLAYLLEGIGHRRAGLDMMRLSVQVARDADDPHTLAHCLQRLGAALNFRAVDAPPEASGRIFAEASELLREGLQLVDTGYVHRALLGSYARALAGINELAAAERTARAAERLATAHEDRWGLAMCHWVLATVRHTQNRLTDARTMASRAVAEAEKINDTTLLLRFSLDLANICAELGDYVGESEALRRSVASGRKAVETLQEGLGQALEQRRLAVQAQRLAMAAQEAAARDPLTGLSNRLGLERAAPLLLESTAAKGRVPWLVLVDVDWFKGLNDDAGHAAGDVALREIAQLLRAECRADDVVARWAGDEFVVLLVDATDEWQDAGPAVAERIRSAVDCHDWSLVLGSTRRPTVSIGVAAGPANLDDLFDAADEALYRAKRHGRNRVEVHPPLLPSK is encoded by the coding sequence GTGACGGGGGTCGATCTCCCGAGGCAGGAAGGCGACATCCCGCGGCAGGACCGCGAGGTGCGGATCCTGCTGGACTCAGGCCGGGTCGTGGAGGCCAACACCCTCTTCGACGACGTGGTGGTGCGCTCCCCCGCGGCCGAGGACGGCGATCGCTGGCGGCGGGCCACGGTGCTGGTCTACCGGGCCGTGGTGGCCTGGCGGCTGGGCAGGTTGCCGCTGGCCCTTGAGCTGGCCGCGGACGGCTGGACCGAGCTGGAGACCGATCAGCCAAAGGGCCCGGCCGCGGCGCAGACCATCGGCATGCTGGCCTACCTGCTCGAGGGCATCGGGCACCGGCGGGCCGGGCTGGACATGATGCGGCTCTCCGTCCAGGTGGCCAGGGACGCCGACGACCCGCACACCCTGGCGCACTGCCTGCAACGACTGGGCGCGGCACTGAACTTCCGCGCGGTGGACGCCCCGCCGGAGGCCTCCGGCCGGATCTTCGCCGAGGCCAGCGAACTGCTCAGGGAGGGCCTGCAGCTGGTCGACACCGGTTACGTGCACCGGGCGCTGCTGGGCTCCTACGCCCGCGCGCTGGCCGGGATCAACGAGCTGGCCGCGGCCGAGCGCACCGCCCGCGCGGCCGAACGGCTGGCCACCGCGCACGAGGACCGCTGGGGCCTGGCCATGTGCCACTGGGTGCTGGCCACCGTCCGGCACACCCAGAACCGGCTCACCGACGCGCGCACCATGGCCAGCCGCGCGGTGGCCGAGGCGGAGAAGATCAACGACACCACGCTGCTGCTGCGGTTCTCCTTGGACCTGGCCAACATCTGCGCCGAACTGGGCGACTACGTCGGCGAGTCCGAGGCGTTGCGGCGCAGTGTGGCCTCCGGGCGCAAGGCGGTGGAGACCCTGCAGGAGGGGCTCGGCCAGGCCCTGGAGCAGCGGCGGCTGGCGGTGCAGGCGCAGCGGCTGGCGATGGCCGCGCAGGAAGCCGCCGCCCGGGATCCGCTGACCGGCCTGTCCAACCGGCTCGGCCTGGAACGGGCCGCGCCGCTGCTGCTGGAGAGCACCGCGGCCAAGGGCAGGGTGCCCTGGCTGGTGCTGGTCGATGTGGACTGGTTCAAGGGCCTCAACGACGACGCCGGGCACGCCGCGGGCGATGTGGCCCTGCGCGAGATCGCCCAGCTGCTGCGCGCGGAGTGCCGGGCCGACGACGTGGTCGCCCGCTGGGCCGGGGACGAGTTCGTGGTGCTGCTGGTGGACGCCACCGACGAATGGCAGGACGCCGGGCCCGCGGTGGCCGAGCGGATCCGGTCCGCGGTGGACTGCCACGACTGGTCGCTGGTGCTGGGCAGCACCAGGCGACCCACCGTGAGCATTGGCGTGGCGGCCGGACCGGCCAACCTGGACGACCTCTTCGACGCCGCGGACGAGGCCCTGTACCGGGCCAAGCGGCACGGGCGGAACCGGGTGGAGGTCCACCCGCCGCTGCTGCCGTCGAAGTAA
- the bluB gene encoding 5,6-dimethylbenzimidazole synthase produces MDSPLDTPFYEVLHRRRDVRAEFTGAPVAEPTLRRILTAAHAAPSVGLSQPWDFVVVRDRALRRAFQEHVQAERSVFAADLSGERAETFARIKVEGVLESSLGVVVTYDPERGGPTVLGRHAIADAGLYSVCLAIQNLWLAATAENWGVGWVSFYREDFLRRLLSIPGGVRPVAWLCLGPVRGLAQTPDLERHGWRKRLPLDDVVHHERYGQRR; encoded by the coding sequence ATGGACTCCCCCTTGGACACCCCTTTCTACGAGGTGCTGCACCGGCGGCGCGATGTGCGCGCCGAGTTCACCGGCGCACCGGTGGCGGAGCCGACCCTGCGCCGCATCCTCACCGCCGCGCACGCCGCGCCCAGCGTCGGGCTGAGTCAGCCGTGGGACTTCGTCGTGGTGCGCGATCGGGCACTGCGCCGGGCCTTCCAGGAGCACGTGCAGGCCGAACGCAGTGTCTTCGCGGCCGACCTCTCGGGCGAGCGGGCCGAGACCTTCGCCCGGATCAAGGTGGAGGGCGTGCTGGAGTCCAGCCTCGGCGTGGTGGTCACCTACGACCCGGAACGCGGCGGGCCCACCGTGCTCGGCAGGCACGCGATCGCCGACGCCGGCCTGTACTCGGTGTGCCTGGCCATCCAGAACCTGTGGCTGGCGGCCACCGCCGAGAACTGGGGCGTCGGCTGGGTCAGCTTCTACCGGGAGGACTTCCTGCGCAGGCTGCTGAGCATCCCCGGCGGGGTCCGGCCGGTGGCCTGGCTCTGCCTCGGACCGGTGCGCGGACTCGCCCAAACGCCGGATCTGGAGCGGCACGGCTGGCGGAAGAGACTGCCGCTTGATGACGTTGTGCACCATGAGCGGTACGGGCAGCGACGGTGA
- the rpsR gene encoding 30S ribosomal protein S18: MAKFERRPGLKRKPNLLLREGIFHVDWKDVGLLRKFLSDRGKIRSRRVTGLTPSQQREVATAIKNAREMALLPYPGPAKPAR; the protein is encoded by the coding sequence ATGGCCAAGTTCGAGCGCCGACCCGGCCTCAAGCGCAAGCCGAACCTGTTGCTGCGCGAGGGAATCTTCCACGTGGACTGGAAGGACGTCGGCCTGCTGCGCAAGTTCCTCTCCGACCGCGGCAAGATCCGCTCCCGCCGGGTGACCGGGCTGACCCCGTCCCAGCAGCGCGAGGTGGCGACCGCGATCAAGAACGCGCGGGAGATGGCCCTGCTGCCCTACCCCGGACCGGCGAAGCCCGCGCGCTGA
- the rpsN gene encoding 30S ribosomal protein S14, producing MAKKSKIARDLQRREIVSRYAEKRAELKEIIRSPKSSVEQQSAALAALQKLPRNASPTRLRNRDVADGRPRGFFRAFGISRLRLREMAHRGELPGVRKSSW from the coding sequence ATGGCCAAGAAGTCCAAGATCGCCCGCGACCTGCAGCGGCGCGAGATCGTCAGCCGGTACGCGGAGAAAAGGGCCGAGCTGAAGGAGATCATCCGATCGCCGAAGTCCAGCGTCGAGCAGCAGTCCGCCGCGCTGGCCGCGCTGCAGAAGCTGCCCAGGAACGCCAGCCCGACCCGGCTGCGCAACCGGGACGTGGCCGACGGCCGCCCACGCGGGTTCTTCCGCGCCTTCGGCATCTCCCGGCTGCGGCTGCGCGAGATGGCCCACCGCGGCGAACTGCCCGGCGTCCGCAAGTCGAGCTGGTGA
- the rpmG gene encoding 50S ribosomal protein L33 has product MARNELRPIIKLRSTAGTGYTYVTRKNRRNDPDRLVIRKFDPVLRKHVEFKEER; this is encoded by the coding sequence ATGGCCCGCAACGAACTCCGCCCGATCATCAAGCTCCGGTCCACCGCTGGCACCGGCTACACCTACGTGACCCGCAAGAACCGCCGCAACGACCCGGACCGGCTGGTGATCCGCAAGTTCGACCCGGTGCTGCGCAAGCACGTCGAGTTCAAGGAAGAGCGCTGA
- the rpmB gene encoding 50S ribosomal protein L28, with protein MSARCQVTGREPGYGKQVSHSHVRTSRRWLPNIQRRRYWLASEDRWINLRVSVKGIKTIDKRGIESVVAELRRRGEKF; from the coding sequence ATGTCCGCCCGCTGCCAGGTGACCGGCCGAGAGCCGGGCTACGGCAAACAGGTCTCGCACTCGCATGTGCGGACCTCGCGCCGGTGGCTGCCCAACATCCAGCGCCGCCGCTACTGGCTGGCCAGCGAGGACCGGTGGATCAACCTCCGGGTCTCGGTCAAGGGCATCAAGACCATCGACAAGCGCGGCATCGAATCCGTGGTGGCCGAACTGCGCCGCCGAGGGGAGAAGTTCTGA
- the mrf gene encoding ribosome hibernation factor-recruiting GTPase MRF has translation MTPPRTSLVLVAGLAAGHASAVADRFAADPGTVVVHHDLREVTHGVVVRRLRHGTLDATETLELAHGCVSCTLREDLLPLVLRLAQAPDVRRIVLHCDRALEPEAVCWALQHVLIDGRTVDEVVYLDAVLTVVDAETWFADATGDIELSERGLGASADDERTIAQVAVGQVEFADLVVIAGSAPDAWTAARTDAVLDRLAPLSPRIRLADLDPLSALDLVPAGSRRGEIDDAHSPLLRGQPPLEAESGVQVTVFSQRRPFHPDRLHEALDFLLDGVVRARGRVWVASQPDVALWLETAGGGLRIGHAGPWLAALDDWSGVDPDRRAMADLNWDPYYGDRAQDIVVLSHTAVPAEIAEALESALLTDEELAEGQDAWLAYADPFGSWHEDPCDDDRAPADVIISNQKEEQ, from the coding sequence GTGACGCCACCCCGCACCTCGTTGGTGCTGGTCGCGGGCCTGGCGGCCGGACATGCCAGCGCCGTGGCCGACCGCTTCGCGGCTGATCCGGGCACCGTGGTGGTGCACCACGACCTGCGCGAGGTGACCCACGGCGTGGTGGTCCGGCGGCTGCGGCACGGCACCCTGGACGCCACCGAGACCCTGGAACTGGCGCACGGCTGCGTGTCCTGCACGCTGCGCGAGGACCTGCTGCCACTGGTGCTCCGGCTGGCCCAGGCCCCCGACGTGCGCCGGATCGTGCTGCACTGCGACCGCGCGCTGGAACCCGAGGCGGTCTGCTGGGCGCTCCAGCACGTGCTGATCGACGGCCGCACCGTGGACGAGGTCGTCTACCTCGACGCGGTCCTCACCGTGGTCGACGCGGAAACCTGGTTCGCCGACGCCACCGGCGACATCGAGCTGAGCGAACGCGGTCTTGGCGCCAGCGCCGACGACGAGCGCACCATCGCCCAGGTCGCGGTCGGCCAGGTCGAGTTCGCCGACCTGGTGGTCATCGCGGGCAGCGCCCCGGACGCCTGGACCGCGGCCCGCACCGACGCGGTGCTGGACCGGCTGGCCCCGCTGTCGCCCCGGATCCGGCTGGCCGACCTGGACCCGCTGAGCGCACTCGACCTGGTGCCGGCCGGCTCCCGGCGCGGCGAGATCGACGACGCGCACTCCCCGCTGCTGCGCGGCCAGCCGCCGCTGGAGGCCGAATCGGGCGTGCAGGTCACCGTGTTCAGCCAGCGCAGGCCGTTCCACCCGGACCGGCTGCACGAGGCACTGGACTTCCTGCTCGACGGCGTGGTCAGGGCCAGGGGCCGGGTGTGGGTGGCCAGCCAGCCCGATGTCGCGCTGTGGCTGGAAACCGCGGGCGGCGGCCTGCGGATCGGCCACGCCGGACCATGGCTGGCCGCACTGGATGACTGGTCCGGTGTTGACCCGGACCGCCGCGCCATGGCCGACCTGAACTGGGACCCGTACTACGGCGACCGCGCCCAGGACATCGTGGTGCTCTCGCACACCGCGGTGCCGGCCGAGATCGCCGAGGCGCTGGAATCCGCGCTGCTCACCGACGAGGAACTGGCCGAAGGACAGGACGCCTGGCTGGCCTACGCCGACCCGTTCGGCTCCTGGCACGAGGACCCCTGCGACGACGACCGCGCACCGGCGGACGTGATCATCAGCAACCAGAAGGAAGAACAGTGA
- a CDS encoding type B 50S ribosomal protein L31, which produces MKKGIHPDYHPVVFQDSSTGMTFLTRSTATSNRTIEWTDGNTYPLLLVDVTADSHPFWTGAARVMDTQGRVEKFRRRYGDRADRKGTN; this is translated from the coding sequence GTGAAAAAGGGCATCCACCCCGACTACCACCCGGTGGTCTTCCAGGACTCCTCCACCGGGATGACCTTCCTGACCAGGTCCACGGCCACCTCGAACCGGACCATCGAGTGGACCGACGGCAACACCTACCCGCTGCTGCTGGTCGACGTCACCGCGGACTCGCACCCGTTCTGGACCGGCGCCGCCAGGGTGATGGACACCCAGGGCCGGGTGGAGAAGTTCCGCCGCCGCTACGGCGACCGCGCCGACCGGAAGGGAACCAACTGA
- the rpmF gene encoding 50S ribosomal protein L32 translates to MAVPKRRMSRSNTRSRRAQWKAEAPDLVPVVVKGKKMLVPRRLIRWAHSQA, encoded by the coding sequence ATGGCCGTCCCCAAGCGCCGGATGTCCCGCAGCAACACCCGCAGCCGCCGGGCCCAGTGGAAGGCCGAGGCCCCTGACCTGGTGCCGGTGGTGGTCAAGGGCAAGAAGATGCTGGTGCCCCGGCGGCTGATCCGCTGGGCGCACAGCCAGGCCTGA
- a CDS encoding phosphoglycerate mutase family protein, with protein MRIILLRHGESLGNVDEMAYCRVPDHALPLTKRGQEQARAARTAVRAALGPGPVAVYVSPYLRTQQTLRGLDLGEVFERVVHEPRLREQDWGNLQDPIEQERQKQARHAFGHFFFRLAHGESGADVDDRVAGFMSDLERRMETEPSHPRTVLIVSHGLTLRLLVRRLCMWSIELFESLSNPRHCEQRILHKGPDGRWSLDRPFEQWRDSPDGAVQVDGNGEVARPA; from the coding sequence GTGCGGATCATTCTGTTGCGGCACGGCGAGAGCCTCGGCAACGTCGACGAGATGGCGTACTGCCGGGTGCCCGACCATGCCCTCCCGCTGACCAAGCGCGGTCAGGAACAGGCAAGGGCCGCGCGGACCGCGGTGCGGGCCGCGCTGGGCCCCGGCCCGGTCGCGGTCTACGTCAGCCCGTACCTGCGCACCCAGCAGACCCTGCGCGGGCTCGACCTGGGCGAGGTGTTCGAGCGGGTGGTGCACGAGCCGCGGCTGCGCGAGCAGGACTGGGGCAACCTGCAGGACCCGATCGAGCAGGAGCGGCAGAAGCAGGCGCGGCACGCCTTCGGGCACTTCTTCTTCCGGCTGGCCCACGGCGAGTCCGGCGCGGACGTGGACGACCGGGTGGCCGGGTTCATGTCGGACCTGGAACGCCGGATGGAGACCGAGCCCTCGCACCCGCGCACGGTGCTGATCGTCTCGCACGGCCTGACCCTGCGCCTGCTGGTGCGGCGGCTGTGCATGTGGAGCATCGAGCTGTTCGAGTCGCTGTCCAACCCCCGGCACTGCGAGCAGCGGATCCTGCACAAGGGCCCGGACGGCCGGTGGAGCCTGGACCGCCCGTTCGAGCAGTGGCGGGACTCCCCCGACGGCGCGGTGCAGGTCGACGGCAACGGCGAGGTCGCCCGCCCGGCGTAG
- a CDS encoding 3-hydroxyacyl-CoA dehydrogenase family protein: MTAPKRAVVVGGGTMGAGIAHVLLVAGAQVTVVEADADRCATARQTVTASLRKAQERGKLPEGVTAESCAGLLSTADDLARLSPDTELIVEAVPERVDLKRQVFAAAATACPNAVLASNTSSLSISQIAAGPAADRTLGMHFFNPVPAQKLVELVTHAELAEANLTRAKDWAEALGKTVIVVNDSPGFATSRLGVAVGLEAIRMVEEGVASAEDIDTGMTLGYRWPMGPLKLTDLVGLDVRLAIAEHLAAQLGPRFEPPRLLRDKVARGELGRKSGKGFFDWPDA; the protein is encoded by the coding sequence ATGACCGCGCCGAAGCGGGCCGTGGTCGTCGGCGGCGGCACCATGGGCGCGGGCATCGCGCACGTGCTGCTCGTGGCGGGTGCCCAGGTGACCGTGGTCGAGGCCGACGCCGACCGGTGCGCCACCGCCCGCCAGACCGTGACCGCCTCCCTGCGTAAGGCGCAGGAGCGCGGCAAACTGCCCGAAGGCGTGACCGCGGAGTCCTGCGCCGGGCTGCTGAGCACCGCCGACGACCTGGCCCGGCTGAGCCCGGATACCGAACTGATCGTCGAGGCCGTGCCCGAGCGGGTCGACCTCAAACGGCAGGTGTTCGCCGCCGCCGCGACCGCCTGCCCGAACGCCGTGCTCGCCTCGAACACCTCCTCGCTGTCGATCTCCCAGATCGCCGCCGGACCTGCCGCCGATCGCACCCTGGGCATGCACTTCTTCAACCCGGTGCCCGCGCAGAAGCTGGTCGAGCTGGTCACCCACGCCGAACTGGCCGAGGCCAACCTGACCAGGGCGAAGGACTGGGCCGAAGCGCTGGGCAAGACGGTGATCGTGGTCAACGACTCGCCCGGCTTCGCCACCTCCCGCCTCGGCGTCGCGGTCGGCCTGGAGGCCATCCGGATGGTCGAGGAGGGCGTGGCCAGTGCCGAGGACATCGACACCGGCATGACCCTGGGCTACCGCTGGCCGATGGGCCCGCTCAAGCTCACCGACCTGGTCGGCCTGGACGTCCGGCTGGCCATCGCCGAGCACCTGGCCGCCCAGCTCGGCCCCCGGTTCGAGCCGCCGAGGCTGCTGCGGGACAAGGTCGCCCGCGGTGAGCTGGGCCGCAAGTCCGGCAAGGGCTTTTTCGATTGGCCCGATGCTTAG
- a CDS encoding GNAT family N-acetyltransferase codes for MGDVTVRDYRSSDADAAWRLREVPFGGPKETPELWRGQTTWRGFVAESGGERTGFAMVRPYRQFFGGQAVPMGGIASVAVAPQARGKGVGSALLDTMLAAMRADGQPISALYPTVPALYRGRGWERGGVLESIDLPVHAFQGRRSNIELRAATEADIPAMQDCYYRMAQSVDGMLDRRTRSFRTVELLEADASLVTDGGYLLAQPDRKQRVLEVRELVADTPEVALGLLDSIGSWTGLLDRVKLHIADETLLGVLEWSGLDGRKRTQPWLLRVVDLAAAVAARGWPTAPYLDDRTVDLEIEDRHAPWQAGRQRLIVKNGEVAVEPGGTGEVRITARGLGAWYSGSASTAGLRRAGLLRGDPEHTALLDLLVGAPGTARMADYF; via the coding sequence ATGGGAGACGTGACAGTCCGGGACTACCGGTCCAGCGACGCGGACGCGGCCTGGCGGCTGCGCGAGGTGCCCTTCGGCGGGCCCAAGGAAACCCCCGAGCTGTGGCGTGGGCAGACCACCTGGCGCGGGTTCGTTGCCGAGAGCGGCGGCGAGCGCACCGGCTTCGCCATGGTCCGGCCCTACCGCCAGTTCTTCGGCGGCCAGGCGGTGCCGATGGGCGGCATCGCCAGCGTCGCGGTCGCCCCGCAGGCCCGTGGCAAGGGCGTGGGCAGCGCGCTGCTGGACACCATGCTGGCCGCGATGCGCGCCGACGGGCAGCCGATCAGCGCGCTGTACCCGACCGTGCCCGCGCTCTACCGCGGCCGCGGCTGGGAACGCGGCGGCGTGCTGGAGTCCATCGACCTGCCCGTGCACGCCTTCCAGGGCCGCCGCTCGAACATCGAGCTGCGCGCGGCCACCGAGGCGGACATCCCGGCCATGCAGGACTGCTACTACCGGATGGCCCAGTCCGTGGACGGCATGCTGGACCGCCGCACCAGGTCCTTCCGCACCGTCGAACTGCTCGAAGCCGACGCCTCGCTGGTCACCGACGGCGGCTACCTGCTCGCCCAGCCCGACCGCAAGCAGCGGGTCCTGGAGGTCCGGGAGCTGGTCGCGGACACCCCCGAGGTCGCCCTCGGCCTGCTCGACTCGATCGGCTCCTGGACCGGGCTGCTCGACCGGGTGAAGTTGCACATCGCCGACGAGACCCTGCTCGGCGTGCTGGAGTGGTCCGGCCTGGACGGCAGGAAGCGCACCCAGCCCTGGCTGCTCCGGGTGGTCGACCTGGCCGCCGCGGTGGCCGCCCGCGGCTGGCCAACCGCGCCCTACCTCGACGACCGGACCGTGGACCTGGAGATCGAGGACCGGCACGCGCCCTGGCAGGCCGGGCGGCAGCGGCTGATCGTCAAGAACGGCGAGGTCGCGGTGGAACCCGGCGGCACCGGCGAGGTCCGGATCACCGCCCGCGGCCTCGGCGCCTGGTACTCCGGCTCGGCCAGTACCGCCGGACTCCGCCGGGCGGGCCTGCTGCGGGGCGATCCCGAACACACCGCACTGCTGGACCTGCTGGTAGGCGCACCGGGCACGGCCAGGATGGCCGACTATTTCTGA
- a CDS encoding trimeric intracellular cation channel family protein: MLLTVLELVGIAVFAASGALAAVRARLDVFGVVVLGMTTALGGGIIRDVLLGIHPPTALRTWPYLLVSAATGLLVFVFHPQVAKLRRAVLLADAVGLGLFTTGGTTTALAAGVPVYTACLIGMTTGIGGGALRDLLLREIPTVLRQEIYAVAALTGAIVVAIGHRLSLPAGPTAVVAAALICGLRLLALWRRWDAPRPRER, translated from the coding sequence GTGCTGCTGACCGTCCTGGAACTCGTCGGCATCGCGGTCTTCGCCGCCTCCGGGGCGCTGGCCGCGGTGCGGGCCCGGCTCGACGTGTTCGGGGTGGTCGTGCTCGGCATGACCACCGCGCTCGGCGGCGGGATCATCCGGGACGTGCTGCTCGGCATCCACCCGCCCACCGCCCTGCGCACCTGGCCCTACCTGCTGGTCTCCGCGGCCACCGGCCTGCTGGTGTTCGTCTTCCACCCGCAGGTGGCCAAACTGCGCCGGGCCGTGCTGCTGGCCGACGCGGTGGGCCTCGGCCTGTTCACCACCGGCGGCACCACCACCGCGCTGGCCGCTGGCGTCCCGGTCTACACCGCCTGCCTGATCGGCATGACCACCGGCATCGGCGGCGGCGCCCTGCGCGACCTGCTGCTGCGCGAGATCCCCACCGTGCTGCGCCAGGAGATCTACGCGGTGGCCGCGCTCACCGGCGCCATCGTGGTCGCCATCGGCCACCGGCTCAGCCTGCCCGCCGGACCGACCGCGGTGGTGGCCGCCGCGCTGATCTGCGGGCTCCGGCTGCTCGCGCTCTGGCGGCGCTGGGACGCGCCAAGGCCACGCGAACGATAG
- a CDS encoding response regulator transcription factor produces MRILVVDDDRAVRESLRRSLQFNGYQVELANDGQQALEVLGHNRPDAMVLDVMMPRVDGLEVCRRLRGTGDDLPILVLTARDAVSDRVAGLDAGADDYLPKPFALEELLARLRALLRRVGPEQDNANAQLATLKFADLDLDPGTRDVNRAGRPISLTRTEFSLLELLLHHPRQVLTRGRILEEVWGYDFPTSGNALEVYVGYLRRKTEANGEPRLLHTVRGVGYVLRETPP; encoded by the coding sequence ATGCGCATCCTCGTTGTGGACGACGACCGAGCCGTTCGGGAGTCGTTGCGGCGGTCCCTCCAGTTCAACGGCTACCAGGTGGAGCTGGCCAATGACGGTCAGCAGGCCCTGGAGGTGCTGGGGCACAACCGGCCGGACGCGATGGTGCTGGACGTCATGATGCCCAGGGTGGACGGCCTCGAGGTGTGCAGGCGGCTCCGCGGCACCGGCGACGACCTGCCCATCCTGGTGCTCACCGCCAGGGACGCGGTCTCCGACCGGGTCGCCGGCCTGGACGCGGGCGCCGACGACTACCTGCCCAAACCCTTCGCCCTGGAGGAGCTGCTGGCCCGGCTGCGCGCGCTGTTGCGCCGGGTCGGCCCGGAACAGGACAACGCCAACGCCCAGCTGGCCACCCTCAAGTTCGCCGACCTGGACCTGGACCCCGGCACCAGGGACGTCAACCGGGCAGGCAGGCCGATCAGCCTGACCCGCACCGAGTTCTCCCTGCTCGAACTCCTCCTGCACCACCCGAGACAGGTCCTGACCAGGGGCCGCATCCTCGAGGAGGTGTGGGGCTACGACTTCCCCACCTCGGGCAACGCCCTTGAGGTCTACGTCGGCTACCTGCGCCGCAAAACCGAGGCCAACGGCGAACCCCGTCTGCTGCACACGGTGCGCGGGGTCGGATATGTACTGAGGGAGACCCCTCCGTGA